In Lolium rigidum isolate FL_2022 chromosome 7, APGP_CSIRO_Lrig_0.1, whole genome shotgun sequence, the DNA window CTTAAGGTTGCGCTGAACTGTTCCTTCATTATGTTTCGCAAGCCATAGCAATGGACAATCGTTGAAAATGCATTTGTGTGTTTCCAGGTACACTACGATCATGGCAATATGAAGTTGCAACCGCTGAGCAGTTTGATGCAGATGCTCTTATCCAGAGGAGTTGGTGAGAGCCTGTGATTTTGTTGGCTATTGAGCGCACCTTCAAGCTGCAGGATTGTCTGCCCCTGTTAGCCATTTTGTGCCTTTGCTGTGTGGCGACAGTTGAGAGAAGTCTGTCTAGGATACCTGATTCTTATGTGATCATTTGTTTTCTCTTCTTTGTAGCTATGCTTTCACTGAGTCCTAGCTATGGATTGGCGAAGCTTGCGGTTGAGTATAACATCTGCTTTGAAGTTGTTACATATGATACATTGATGATATGGTAAGGTGGGCCATACTAGGAAAATGGGTAGATTAAAGCAGACCTAAAGTAGTGACATGGTACAAATGATATTTCTACAATATAAGTACATAGCTTATGAGCTTTGAATATATCTCCCTTTAATCACATGAATGAGTTTATTTCTTTCCCTCTGTTGATTGTTACTGCGTAGCAGGATCATGGTTGCTCAAGCGATCTACCTTACACTGGCAATCAATAGTGTCCTTATATTGAAGGCTTATTGTTTCTAAAGAAGAGGTTAGCTTTCTGCTTGCATTGCAAATCTCAGATAGATAGTTAATCCCTTCAAATGATAGCAGGGTAGTTTGCTTTTTTGCTTGCAGGAAAACAAATAATAAATAGACTATCATGTTGGTCGTTATCCCTTTTATTTTAGATTTCTGTTTCAGATCTTTATGATTGTGTACCCAATCAAGTTACATGCACTATATTTTTCATGTTGCAAAATGATCTTAAACTAAGTCTGCTTTGATGATATTCAAGCTAGGGAGGTAGAAGCAAGTAAGGTAAATAAGACAGGCAGTAGTAAACAAATCTACCGTCAGTCTTTCCTGGCACTGCCATCTTAGAATATTTACTTCAACCTATGGATATAAAGGGATTCATGGACATGATAATGCACAAAGGCAGTTGTTGTTATAAGAAGAACCATTGGTCTTATTATTAGCATGCTGAAGCCAGAGTTTCATGAAAATTTTAGAATATTTACTAGTTTGTTGTTCTTTCCACTGTTGTATATTGAATTGGTTTGGAATATTGTTGCAATATTTTACTACCATTTTTGGGCAGTTATTTTTCTGCACTATATGACTTATGAGTCTGAATTCTTTTTGTCATAAACTTTGTGCCAAACATTACACTCATAGCACTCACAAGCTGGTTATAATGAAGAGAAAGATTGTCTATCTGTCAAACTTAAGAAGTTAAAACCCTCTGCTCAATGTAATCTAACGCAAATAGCTAAAACGGGCGCGGCAAGGTGCGCTAGGTCCATCTAGTCTGCTACTCCATATCCCACCTGCTTCCTCCACTTTTTCCCTTGCAAGATCGAGCCATCAAACCCTATTCCTTTCTCGCGCCGCCGCAGGTCTCCCTTGCATCATGGCATGAGCCTGAAGCCCCAGTCGTTGCTGCTCCGTGTATCTTCCTCAACGAAGACGACTGTCGCATCCCCTGCATCTTCCTCATGGAGCCTGCGTCTTCTTCACGGATCAACTCGAACCGGAATCGTCCAATTCGTTGATGGCGTCCTCTTCTGCTTGTTCAACACCGACAGAAGCTGCCTCCAATTCCGGCGACCGTACCGCGTCGAGCTCGATCGACAACATCAGCACCCCCGCGGTGTGCATCCGCAGCGTTCCCACCTTTCGCCAGTCTTCTCCGTGTCACCTGCACCGTTGCTGCAACTCACGCGCACGGGCGCGCCTCCCGTTCTGGGTCATCGTCGTCGGGTTACTTTTGATGTCTCCGCTAGTttgttcagtttcgtcagtttAGTCCGCGCTTGTCCACAACACACAGTTCATCTGGTCTTTTTCCATGGCCGCTGTTTTGTCCATGTGAAGCTGCAATCTCACGGCTTGTATGCTTAGATACGATGCACCTCCAACTTGAATTAGTATACGAAGAGTAGCCCAAGTGGCTGGATCCCTTCGTTGCTAATCGTGAGATCGCTGGTTCAATTAATTTCAGTTCCTTGCAAATAAGCCCACCGTTTGACCATCTATTTTGCTGCTGCTTGCTCGTTCACCCCGCTCCATCTCTACACAACACGAGTAGCTTAACGCTGGGTTTTCCTGGTCGCCGTCGTGGACTGTTTTATCCGTCGCGTGCGTTCTCTGAATTTATATcagactagtggttggggcgccccatggggcgcctccttaCCGATCATCTGCAGTTCAATCTGTAGTTTGCACGATGCTATTCTATCTCCAGCTGTTAATAGAAATAAGCATTTAAGTGGTGAGCAGTTGGGTGTGCATTGCATGTTTTCCAACTTTTTTCTGTGCAAAAGTTTACTTCGCAACATAGAAGTATTATCCAACCTCTATATCTGGACAAGCATAGAGCCCATTAGTGTTTTAGAGCACGGAAAAACGATCAATCAATGTGCAGTTGCATGCTAATCAAGCTTACACCTGAGATCTACAGTCTGCCCAAGTTATGTGAGAAGCATATCCAGTTGAAATTCAGTTTCGTATTAAGGAATACCAATCAATGGTTTGCACAGAAAAAATGCTTACATGAAAGAAAGCCCCGAGGAAAGGTGGAATGAACCTGTACTAAGCTACCACAGGTGCTTTATAAGTTACATAGGCAAAAGATGCTCACATGAAAGACATTTTGGGAAGATAGACCGAACTCTTAACTAAGCGTGATCTTACCACGGTACAAAAATGATACTATATATCTGGCGTCACTATATCTTGCAATTATAATTGAACAATGTTTCAAAATAATTTAGGTAGGCTTCGGCTTTCACATTCCCTGCATCAATGCTTCACATATTACCTCCAACATATTCACATCCTTCTTTCTATGCTTTACCAAGACCAGCCTGGCAGCAAATCAACAGAAAAAATGGATCTTCTGACCAAGAAAAACTACCTCATCCGATTAAAAAAATGACAAAGAAAAGACGAAATGGTGGTAACACTATTAATAGATCTAGCTAGATACAACATATAATACATGAATGGGAAGTGCCAATATGAGCTACTAAAAGAGTTAGAAGTCTAATCTAAAGCATGGATCATCTTGTCTATGTCATGCGCCTTAGGAACCAAATTGTCAGCATCAGAGAGTTTCCTGTGTGTACAATTTATAGTACTAAATACAAGCAGACTATTAACCTGACATGCCAATTTCTGAGCCTAATGCACAATGCGGTACGAGCTACCATGTCACAACTGTATGTTGCTTAGCAGTGGAGCCCAATTAaggacctataatagaatccattattCAGGCAACTACATAATAGAATTTCACGGCAAAACGTTTCTATTTCAGAGTCCAGTAGCAAAATGCTTTTCAATACAGGGCATGATTCATCATGAATAAAAAATGCCACATGACAAAAGATACATCATATGTCATCAATCAACATCTTACTTTAATTATTACACATCAAGTATCTCATGGTCTTCTTTGTATCTTTTTTATGTTTAGTGTCAACTGTAGCTCAACTTTGGAAATCAAATTTCTTAAATTCTAATATGCAAACTGGGATGGAGCAACTGGTTTTACAAATGCAGTTTAGTACTTCAATCAGAATGAGGCTCTACATTCTTTAGTTCAGCAATATATATCTAACAATTTATACTCCTCGTAAGAGTTGCAGCCGAAAAGCATAAATGTAACTAAGATTAGGTAGAAAATATTAGACAATTATGTCCATGTGTTCAATTGTCACCCTTCCACCAATTAGAAAACCAAATCTGAatgaaaacaataaaaaaaatgcTTCAACTCCACAGCTATAACAACATTAAAATCTTCTAACTTTTCATACACATTAAAGGAACATATAAATACAATTAACCTGTAAAAGAAATAGAGGCATGCCATGAAGGAAGTCTAACGCTTACTTATCGCTTGGTAGCTTGGTAACATTCTTGCCGCCTATTGCCCATCTTTTCCTTTTGGTGCTTTATTTTTTCCACAATGTGATCACCACAAATATTTCAGTACGCGGACCTGTGAAAAGAATACGAACATGGATCATAATTGAGAAAGTTTTTTGCCATTTACTCCTTGCATAGCATCTGCTCTCAAATTTGAGGAAATTTGAAAAGAACCTAAAAAAACTGGGGCAATCGATTAATGTTTGGATCAAACAATTGGGAGGAACCAAAAACTCAATATCAGGTTAACAAAAAACCTTTAAGAGGTGAGGGCTCAAAGGAAATGGTTGTCTACGGACTATCAAAAATGCCATACACGCAATAAGAATGTGACCTTCAATCACTGCTGGCAAAGCTAGCTAAACTTGGATAACTCATTTATATGAAGGAATGTTACTCCAAAACATTCTGTCAATCACTAACCATTTACAGTTTGGGAGGCCAGATCCTTAGTAACATAGAAATAGAAAAatacatccaaaatatgtgacaGTTAGTCAACATGGTCCAGATTAGGTTTTTTGCTTTAACCACTAAGGTTGTAGGTTGTAAAGCATAGAACAAGAAAGAAAATACAAAGCAGCAAACTGTACTTGTGTTGTACACTGGGGCACAGTGGTAATCAAATCAAAGAGTAAAAACTGAACCTGAAGGCATGCTCCTATCATCCAAATTCCGAAAAATGTGAATGCTTACCGAGACATGCCCAACAGTCAGCACAACTCTCCAAAGAAGTACGTGCTTCCTCCCAATCAGCATTCATGAGTATCTAACTTTTTGCACGCTCACTGAAGCATGCCCAACAGTAGCATTCTGCATTGGCACAAATTTTCTGCATCAATAGATAGCTAGAACAGTAGAAACTGATAGAAGAATGTTAAGTTCCCTAACGAGACCTAATAGCTTTCAACAATATAATCCTATGAGAACATGAGAGTTACCAGGACCAAAAATATGCATCATTTAATGCCGGGACAATCTATTAAAACAGAATATGCATCGCACAAGCTATAGGTTCGATTCTCACCTATCACAAACAGATGCAAGTCTAACCTGCTTTAGGAAATTGATGTATTCAGCCTTTTCTACCTCAAACTATACTGAAGCTTGGATCAAATAGTCCTCAGGTTCTAACTCCTAGTTACTCTCAATATTCTATAACCATGTTCAAAAAATTGAACAATCGCCCATGAATTCATgagagaaaaaagaagaaaaacagaaTACGACTACATAAGCACCCAAGAAATTCAAGCAAGCCTTTCTAGTCCTGACTTATAGCATGTCGATGGAGGAAAGCCTGTCAAGACGGTAATTTGTGGAAAAATCACAAAGTCCAAGAGATACAACCAGCATAACTGCCGCTGGACCATCTGACCAAACTAATTATAGCCCCAAATAGGGAAACTGCGGGCCAAAATGACAATGGTCAACACAAAAATTCAGGTAACTACAAGATCAAGGCTGACCTGCAAATATCAAGATATTTTTATTAGTCAAAGATACAACCAACACAAATTAGTAttacaaaatagaagaaaatgcATTGAATGACAGAAAAGATTATGGAGGTGTACTATCAAGGAAAAATTTCTACTATTGCGAGATACTTTCTTGATCTTCTTTTGATACACGATAGTAAACATTCATGTAAAATCAATGCAGTGCTTGCTGAAACAAAACAGAGGAATATGGGTTACCTCCAGTCGATGATAACATATCTCGACGAACCCAAGAGTGAGAGCTCCCAATAGTTTAATCCTATAGGCCGGGATGAGCATACATAGAATGTTTAGCTGCCATTCAAGTCCAATTAGCTGATGCACCATGAACCAGCTACTCCATTATTTTTAAAACCAAAAGCTAGAATAATCACCAAAAGAAGCGCAACCACTGACCTAAAAAATGGACAAGAATAATTGGATTCAGTCATACTGAAACGGTACATATAATCGTGGAAGTAACATGGAAAAGAGGCATTATTAATACACATATCATATCTAGTTT includes these proteins:
- the LOC124677735 gene encoding uncharacterized protein LOC124677735 isoform X1: MRTCYNRAGRFVRSCRARSPTSNLPISKKVHYDHGNMKLQPLSSLMQMLLSRGVAMLSLSPSYGLAKLAVEYNICFEVVTYDTLMICRIMVAQAIYLTLAINSVLILKAYCF
- the LOC124677735 gene encoding uncharacterized protein LOC124677735 isoform X2, which translates into the protein MRTCYNRAGRFVRSCRARSPTSNLPISKKVHYDHGNMKLQPLSSLMQMLLSRGVAMLSLSPSYGLAKLAVEYNICFEVVTYDTLMIWIMVAQAIYLTLAINSVLILKAYCF